In Rosa rugosa chromosome 4, drRosRugo1.1, whole genome shotgun sequence, the genomic stretch TTGAAATAATCGTCAACCTTTTAACAAAGTACTCATTTTATTATTTCTATCTTGAAGTTGATATGTAATAAAAGCTCGCATTGATAtatttcgtttttttttctgtgcGACTTTGTGCAATTTGATGCATTGGTATATTTATTCTATAACCGTTTTCACCATAAGGAAAAAGTATTGGATACTGTAATGACATGTATTTTGGATGTACTTTAGAAATGCGCTGTAAATTTCCGCTATTTGATTGAATAATAATATCTCTATTTGAATCAAATTGTCCAATGTCACCAACTATTAAACCACCAATTTCTTCACTTGTTGGCTGTTCATATTGTTTACTATCAGTAGGTTGATGATCAAGTATAATCATATTAAACGAAGATAAAGAATGAGCTTCAAACTTGTTTCTCATTGTTCGAAATTCTTTTACTAAATCATTGTTTTCATCAAACATTTTTATCAGTCCTTGTACAATATCTGGCTTAATTTTCGTATTAACATGAGTAGGATCAATAGCATTAATCCGATTTGAAATCTCATTTTTTGTATCATATATGTATAGCTGAGCAAATTTAGGACATTCTCCATCAGAAGGTAAAACAGAACCCATTAAATGGTGTACTTGCCCACTTATCTTAAAAACATAGGGACCTGAACCAATGTTAATATTTTTATCAATTGCTGCTCCCATTGATGTAAAAGAAAACATTGAATTATAGACTCTAATATTCTCTCTAAATACTCTGCTATTTGAGTCATTATTTGGATCTAATAATTGTTCAAGAAAATATGGAGCTTCTTCTGATGACTGAACTTGGATTTGACCTTTTTGACAGCAATTTGTATAAATGAGAGGTGCATTTGAAGATGATTGTTTAAGAGCCTCTCTAGACCAAAAATTCGCATTGCAATAATTGCATTCATGAATATTATCACCCAAATCTTCATATCTCATAATCAATCCTACAACAGTAATATTATATTTGGTAAGCAAATGTATATGTATATTTGATTGATACACAGActaaaatttaacaaaaataacCTGCTCTACTTTTCTGATATGATGCCTGACCGAATGAGAACGAACAGTGACCTGAATGTAAAATATGACATAAATTAATAACAATGATGACAATTATGATAAAAATTACTCAGACTGTAAATATGAAGTCATGATGAATGCAGAAAAAATTATACCTCTTATTCCATTAGGTTTGTATTAATTTAGATGAAAGGAAAATCAAAATGATCGAACAATGTTGTAAACATATCATGAAATGTTTTTAAAAACTGATACAAATTCATCCACTATACCTGTATGACTAACATGCGAATGTTCACTGTTAACAAAAGTTTGATTCAACAACAGAGTGTTATTTTTTTCAGCAGGTTCAACTCTTCTAATCAAGTGTTCAGAGCTGTCATTTTTTTCTGTTACTGCAGGTTCAGCAACTATAAAAAACATTAAGACAATGTTATacaatttgaattattgaagaacaaaatacattcaattttaatatatatatatatatatataccatgtCTTCGCCCTCTTGATCTTCTATTCAACTGTTTAGAAGTGTATTTTTCCTCTGTTATTGCAGGTTCAGTAACTATAAAAAACATTGACACAATGTTACAGAATTTGAATTCATGAAGAACAAAATACATTCAATTTTAATTTATACATACCACGTCTTggtcttcttgatcttctttgATGCATTCCCTCTGTACCAAAATCCCCACTATCAGTTTGGCCTCTCATGGCATAAAAATTCTCACTGTTGTTTCTTGTTTCTATCTCTGCATCACGATTTAGACCTTCAGCATCATTTTGTTCCAAcattctttttcctcttttgtgCGTGATATCACATGCCATAACTACATTGAAAAGAAAGGGAATTAAAATAACAAATGACTCAAAACCACTCTTATAATCAAATCTCAATCCAAAACATTAAAACTACCTGAGTGCACACTGTCCCAAAGCTCTGTAAAATGAACAGAAAGCAAAAACCAATTACAAAATGCAACATAGTTAGTCGGACAAACATAGTTATATCATGTATTTTGTACAAAAACAGCACacaatgaaaacaaacaaagccACTAACTGAGTAAACATAAATTCAAAGTTCATACCTGAATACGAATCAAAGATGGACACAACGTTAAACAGTAGACCAAGGAACAGTGGCAGCCAAATGATATGTAGACTATTTTGCATAAATTCTGTAAAAAGCAACCGAAACTGTAACATAATTATGAAATTAATTATATAACTACAGAAAACAACAGCAATACAATATTTGTTAAACTAAagcacaaacaaaagaaaaagaaaataagaaaaataaaggaGAAGAATCTGTCTTACAACAAtaaaattttttttcaatttcttcaaaGTATGTGAACAACCACGCTCATACCAGTTAGGTTTGGTTTACATAATAGATATGAATGATAAGGACATCAAAATTGTCATGCATTACATTCCTGTATTAAAACTAATGCTTCATTTAACTTGCAAATATGTATGACATTGATTAGCGCTCACATGGCAAAAAACTACACTTCATTTGCCATTAGTtaacttaaaaagaaaaacacaaaaaaataaaagtaaagacACAGTAATTTATTAAAACTCAAATTTTTTCAATCAATCGTTCAGATTCCAAACCACACAGACCCAAAACATCAAAACCCCTATGAGTCAAAATGCAAAGTTTTGAAATCAATATGAGAGCGTCACCTTCAGCTTTTTCCAATCGATCACTTAAATCCCAAACTGGAGCGCAAACAATACCCTAAAACATCAAAGCTCATATCAATTCAAAcacaaccacaaaaaaaaaccccaatgaagataaaaaaaacatagaaatcaaTAAAGCAATACCTTCAATTTGAAACCTTTCAAAATCGACAGAAAGGACGACCCAAAATTGATCCAAACAGAATTCAAACCAAGTTCTTCTCCTCTTCCTTTAATCGGCCTCGCCTGCTCCAATCCTTTCTATTCTAAAACAACAGGTCCTCATTACAAATAAAAATTACTCAAAACCTATCACTATgattttttcttcatgaatacAAAAATTAATTGAACTATAATATTTACTCAAATTGATAAAACAATTACAATAAAATCCCCCAATATTTTAACAGTTTCAATCAAACAATACTAACACAAAAAAAACACAACAGCAGAGATGCAATCCTTACTTCAAGAATTTGGCAAATTGTTTTGATATACCTGCGGGTCTTTCTCTAATTAAACACTGTTATATAGAAACATAACCCATTAAAAGTGAGCCAATCCTGAATATAAATTAGCCAAATTGGACACTTTGAGAACCAATgacaaccaaaacaaaaaaacaaaactcatCCCCAGCACATTCTACAAATGAACATAAAGggcaaataattaaaaattctACCGTTATTAGTTCTAAATTTAGGGGCAGTTTTGTTGActcaaaatgaaataaaatcaaATCCAAAAAAATCAAGCAAAGCCTGACATTaaattaatttat encodes the following:
- the LOC133744280 gene encoding uncharacterized protein LOC133744280; the protein is MQNSLHIIWLPLFLGLLFNVVSIFDSYSELWDSVHSVMACDITHKRGKRMLEQNDAEGLNRDAEIETRNNSENFYAMRGQTDSGDFGTEGMHQRRSRRPRRVTEPAITEEKYTSKQLNRRSRGRRHVAEPAVTEKNDSSEHLIRRVEPAEKNNTLLLNQTFVNSEHSHVSHTGHCSFSFGQASYQKSRAGLIMRYEDLGDNIHECNYCNANFWSREALKQSSSNAPLIYTNCCQKGQIQVQSSEEAPYFLEQLLDPNNDSNSRVFRENIRVYNSMFSFTSMGAAIDKNINIGSGPYVFKISGQVHHLMGSVLPSDGECPKFAQLYIYDTKNEISNRINAIDPTHVNTKIKPDIVQGLIKMFDENNDLVKEFRTMRNKFEAHSLSSFNMIILDHQPTDSKQYEQPTSEEIGGLIVGDIGQFDSNRDIIIQSNSGNLQRISKRIW